CATGCGCGCCTCGCGCACGTAGGTGTGCAGCATGCGATTGCCGATGAAACCGTGGCAGTTGCCGGCCACCACCGCCACCTTGCCCATGCGCGCGCCCAGTTCCTGAGCGGCCTCGAGCACGGCCGGCGCAGTCCTGGCACCGCGCACGATTTCCAGCAGTTTCATGATGTGCGCCGGGCTGAAGAAGTGCAGACCCAGCACGAATTCCGGCCGCGAGGTGACGGCGGCGATGGCGTCGATATCCAGCGCCGAGGTATTGCTGGCGAGGATGGCGCCGGGCTTCATCACCGCGTCCAGCTCACGGAAGATGCTTTGCTTGAGTTCGAGGTTCTCGTACACCGCCTCGATCACCAGGTCGGCCTCGGCCAGCGCCGCGTAGCCGTCCACGGCCTCGACGCGCGCGCGCCGCGCTGCGGCCTCGGCCGAGTCGATACGGCCCTTGGCGACGTTGTGCGCCCAGGTTTGCTCGGCCATCTCCAGGCCGGCCTCGACCATCTGTGGGTTGTTGTCCAGCCACAGCACGCGCAGGCCGGCATTGGCCAGGCTGATGACGATACCGCGGCCCATGGTGCCGGCGCCGATCACGGCGGCACAGCGAAGCGGCGAGACGATGTTGTTCATTGTTGTTCCTCTCGAAAGGCGCCCAGAAGCTTGGGTCACCATAAGCAAGCGGCTACTATTTTTGAAATTTAGTCTTGTGATACGACGTATTCAGTAGATGAATTTCGCCAATTTCGACCTCAACCTGCTGCGCGTGCTCGATGCCCTGCTGCGCGAACAGAACGTGTCCCGCGCCGCCGAACGTCTGGCTCTGAGCCAGCCGGCGGTGAGCAACGCGCTGAATCGCCTGCGCGAGCTGCTCGGTGACCCGTTGCTGGTGCGCGTCGGCCGGCGCATGCAGCCCACGCCACGGGCGCTGGCGCTGGAAGCGCCGATCCGCAGCGCCCTGCGCCAACTGGAGCAGAGCCTGAGCGCCGGCGAGGCCTTCGAGCCGGGCGAAAGCCGCCAGCGCTTTCGCATCGCCGTCACCGACTACGTCGAACTGGTATGCATGCCGCGCCTGCTCGACCGCCTGAGCCGACGCGCACCGAACATCGGCATCGATATCCACCACCTCGGCCCCGGCCTGCCGCAGGAGGCCCTGGACAAGGGCGAACTGGATCTGGTGCTGGGCCGCTTCGACGAGATACCCGCGCGCTTCGCCCGCCGCCCCTGGATGAGCGAGACTCTCAGACTGGCGGCACGCAACGACCACCCGCTATTGCAGGGCCAACCGGATCTGGCCACCTTCCTGCGTCTGCGCCATCTCTGGGTGCACGGCGGGCAGACCCGCGGCATGGTCGACCAATGGCTGGGCGAGCAGGGCCTGGCGCGGCAGATTCTCTACACCACGCCGAACTACCTGCAGGCGGCGCACATCGTCGCCGGCAGCGAGCTGACCGCCGTGCTGCCCACCGCTCTGGCCCGGCATTTCGCCACGCTGCTGCCGCTGCGCCTGTACGACCTGCCGTTCTTCCTCAAGCCCTTTCACCTGGAGGTGATCAGCCTGGCGCAACGCCAGCGCGACGCTGCCTTGCACTGGCTGATCGAGGAAATCGTCGCACTGGCCGCACCAGGCGCATCCTAAACGCGGGTCTGCCTATCCGCGCGCCCTCCCAGGTACCAGCCCAGCGCCCCCCACAGGGCGGCGCACAACGCACCGACCATGGCCACCAGCCAGGCGCCATGGCCGAGCATGTCCAGCCCGGCCTTGGCCCAGCCGCTGAGGGCGTCGCCGCCGCGATAGACCACCGTGTCGATGAAGTTCTTCGCCTTGTACTTGCTCTCGGCATCCAGCGGCGCGAAGAGCATCTCCCGCCCTGGCCGCACGAAGGCGTACTCGCCGATGCGCCGCACGATCATCAGGCCCGCCAGCATGGCGAAGGTCGGCGCCAGCGCCAGGCCGATGAAGCCCAGGCAGACCAGCGCCGGCACGGCGGACAGCAGCACGCGTACGCCGAGCCTCTGCGCCACCCGGCCGGTGATCAACACCTGCGTCACCAGAGCCCCTGCCTGCACGATGAAGTCGATGATGCCGAAGATCCGCACCTGAACCGCGCGCTGCGGGAACAACTCGGCAACCAGGCGCGCCTGCTCGAAGTAGAGAAAGGTACTGACCGAGGTGAGCAGCAGGATGAACGCAGCGATACCCAGCAGGTAGCGCGAGCCCAGCATGCGCGTGAAGCCGCTGAAAGGGTTGCCCGGCACCGGCCTGCACGGGTTTTCGCTGGACGGGGCCCCCGGCCGGCCGGCACCTGCCTGTTCACGCCAGCGCATCAGGTAGCGCTTGAGCGCGACGGCCAGGCCCAGGAGCACGGCGGCCAGCAGCATCAGCCCCGACTCGCCGAGGCTGCCGACCAGCACGCTGCTGAGCAGCGGCCCGCACAAGCCGCCGACACTGGCACCGGCGGCGATGAAGGCGAACAGGCGGCGCGCCTGGGCCCCGTCGAACACATCGGCCATCAGGCTCCAGGCCACGGAGACGACGAACAGGTTGTAGACCGAGATCCACACGTAGAACACCCGTGCCAGCCAGACGCTTTCATGGTCGAGGCGAAACAGCAGGACGAACGCCAGCAAGTTGAGGCAGAAGAAGCCGTACACCCAGTCGATGAAATGCAGGCGCGGGACGTTCGAGTTGAGCCAGGCCAGGAGCGGAACCGCCAGCAGCATGACGACGAAGGTGGCGCTGAACAGCCACTGCAGGTTGTTCACCCCGCCGGCAATGCCCATCGCCTCGCGGATGGGGCGCAGCATGAAATAGCCGGCGAACAGGCAGAAGAACAGGGCGAAAGCGGCCAGCACCGCGCCCAGCTCCCCCTCTTCGGCATTGATCGCCCGCGCCAGGCGCCGGCCGAGCACCTGCATCTCAGGCGAACAGCTCGACGATGCGCTTGCGCTGCGCCGCGTCGGGCAGGCGGCCCTGCCCGGCCTGCAGGTTGTCGGCCATGTAGCGCGGGTTGGAAGTGGCCGGGATCACCGCCGTCACGGCTGGGTTGGCAAGGATGAACTTGAGCATCAGTTGCGCCCAGGAGGTGGCGCCCAGCTCCACCGTGACCCAATCGGGCAGCGTTTTACCGCGCACGCGCTCGAACAGCGCGGCGCGCTGGAAAGGGCGGTTGATCAGCACGGCGATGCCCTTGTCGGCGCAGTAGGGCAGCAGCTCGCGCTCAGCGTTGCGCTCGCCGATGGAGTAGTTGAACTGGACGAAATCCACCGGCTCCTCACGCAATACCTCGAGCAGGCGCTCATGGGCGGAATCCAGGTAATGGGTCACACCGATGTAACGCACCCGTCCCTGCTCCTTGAGCTGACGCAGCAGCTCGAGCTGGGTGCGGGTGTCCTGCAGGTTGTGCACCTGCATCAGGTCGATGGTGTCGCTGCGCAGGGCGGCAAAGCTGGCCTCGATCTGCCGCCGTCCCGCCTCACGCCCGGTGGATGACACCTTGCTGGCCAGGAACAGCTTGCGCCGCAGGCCGTTCTCGGCCGCCAGCGCCCCGCACACGGCCTCGGCACGGCCATAGCTGGGCGCGGTATCCACCAGGCTGGCGCCACTGTTGGCCAGGGTACGCAGCACCTCGCGCAGCGGTTTCAGGGCCTTGTCGTCCAGCGCCACGTCATGGGTGCGCGAGGTGCCCAGACCGATCACCGGCAACGCCTCGCCACTGCTGGGAATGGGCCGACTGAGCAATGTACCGGCGGCGAAGCTGGCGGATAACGACCAGGGCGTCAGGGCGGCCAATACCGCCAGGCTGGCACCACCCTGGAGAATCTGTCGACGACTGGCCATGACGGGACTCCTCTGGAAGGCAATCCATTGGTTATAGGCACAGAAGAGGATCAGACCAAGGCGCAGGGGATGCGCGATGTCATCAGAATGAAATGTCCGAAGCGGGCTAGAGGCCCATCATGCGGGGGAGTTGAGGCAGGATGCGGCCTAGACCGCGCAATATGCGGTTACGAAAAACCCTGCTGCGCCAAGGCGGGCGACGCAGCAGCGGGGCAAATGGCTCAGGCGACGCGGGCGGACTGTTCGCTGATCAACATGCCGTGAGCGACCGTGTAGCAGCGATGACCGTTCTGCAGCGTCAGCGGGCTGCGGTTGGCAATGATCCACCCCCTGCTCAGCAGCAGTTCGATGTGGGCACGCAGCGCGGGCAGGTGGCGTTGCTCTTTCATGGCAGTAGTTCCTTCACTGGCAGGTCATGTGTCGCCCACAGGGCAGCCGCATGCGTGATATGGGTCACACAAGTGTACTGGCCTCCTGCCAGCCCCACCAGCGCCCGGTTCATACAAAATCTTGTAGGAAATTCGCCATGCCCGGCCCGCGCCATGGCTGCGCCAACGCCGTCCCCCGGGGTATGCCGGCTTGGCCACAGCCTCTTTCATCCCGCATCTGCTGTGGTTAGAGTCAGCCACGAACCTCCTGCGAGCACCTTCATGAGCCTGGCCACCTGGGAACTGCTGTCCTACATCGTCACCGTGGTGGCGCTGCCGTTCGCCATCACCGTGTTCCTCGTCGAGCAGCGCAAGGAAAGGCAGAACGAGGAAGACGCCACCTGGCAGCAGGTGTCCGATGCCTACATCGACTTTCTCGAAGTGGTGCTGGCCAATCCGGACCTGCGCCTGCGCAGCCAGCACGCCACCGCCAACCTCAGCGAGGAACAGCAAGAGCGCATGCTGGTGATCTTCGACATGCTGGTCTCGCTGTTCGAGCGCGCCTACCTGCTGCTCTACGAGCCGAAGATGGACGCGAAACGCCAGCGCCGCTGGCATTCCTGGGAGGATTACATGCGCGAATGGAGCCGCCGCGAGGATTTCCGCGAGCGCCTGCCGCACCTGTTGCGCGGTGAAGACCCGGACTTTGCCGCCTATATTCAGCAACTGGCCCAGGAAGAGGCACAGAGCGCGGGATGAGCGGCGCAACTGGCCTGAGGCGCCCGTGCGGCGCTAAGCTGTGGCGATGACCACTCCCTACCTGACTTCGCATCAGACCAGCGGCCTGCGGCTGGGCGGCGACTGGACGCTGGCCCACTACGGCCTGCTCGAGCCGCAGGTGCTGGCTCTGCGCGAACGCCTGCGAGGCGAGGAAGCCGTCGACCTGAGCGCCCTGGCTGCACTGGATACCGCCGGCGCCGGGCTGCTGGTGGAGCTGTTCGGCAGCCAGCGCCTGCGCCAGTTGAGCCTGCAGGCCGAACTCAGCGAGCAGCGCCGCGCCCTGCTGCTGGCCGTGGCCGACGCCATGGCCGGTGAAGAACCGCCGGTGGAGCACGCCAAACCCTCGGCCATGCGCGAAGTGCTGGGGCATATCGGCGTGGAAATGCAGGAGATGTGGGAGCAGACCACCGCCCTGCTCGGTTTCATCGGGCTGACCCTGAGCAGCCTGCTGGCATCGCTGCTGCGGCCCCGAAGCTGGCGCGTCACGGCGCTGCTGGCCAACCTGGAACAATGCGGCCTCAATGCCGTACCCATCGTCGCCCTGTTGACCTTCATGGTCGGCGCGGTGGTGGCCTTTCTCGGCGCCACCATCCTCGCCGACTTCGGCGCCAGCATCTACACCGTGAACCTGGTGGCCTTCTCCTTCCTGCGTGAGTTCGGCGTGCTGCTCACCGCCATCCTGCTCGCCGGCCGTACCGCCAGCGCCTTCACCGCGCAGATCGGCTCGATGAAGGCCAACGAGGAGATCGACGCCATCCGTACCCTCGGCCTCGACCCCATCGAGTTGCTGGTGCTGCCACGCCTGCTGGCCATGCTCATCGCCCTGCCCATGCTCACCTTCGTCGCCATGCTCAGCGGCCTGCTCGGCGGCGGTATGGTCTGCGCGGTGGCCTTGGACATTCCGCCGGTGATGTACCTGTCGATCCTGCAGGAGAACGTCGAGCTGCAGCATTTCCTGGTAGGCATCCTCAAGGCGCCGATCTTCGCCTTCCTGATCGCCCTGATCGGTTGCCTGGAGGGCTTCAAGGTCAGCGGCAGCGCGCAGTCGGTGGGTGAGCACACCACCTCGGCGGTGGTGCAGTCGATCTTCGTGGTGATTCTGCTCGACGCCCTGGCGGCGCTGTTTCTCATGGAGATGGGCTGGTGAGCCGGGAAAGCATCATCGAGGTACGCGACCTGGGCAATCGCTTCGGCAGCCAGGTGGTGCACCAGCATCTGGATCTCGACCTGTACCGTGGCGAGATCCTCGGCGTGGTCGGCGGCTCGGGTACCGGCAAGTCGGTGCTGCTGCGCAGCATCGTCGGCCTGCGCCAGCCCAGTTCGGGCAGCGTGCGGGTGTTCGGCCAGCAATTGTCCACGCTGCCGACCACGCAGCGCTCGCAACTGGAACGACGCTTCGGCGTGCTGTTCCAGCGCGGTGCGCTGTTCTCCTCGCTGACCGTCACCGAGAACATCGCCCTGCCGCTGATCGAGCATGCCGGGCTGTCGCGGGCCAGCGCCGAGCGCCTGGCCCAGGTCAAGATCGCCCTCGCCGGCCTGCCGCAGAGCGCCGGCGACAAGTATCCCAGCGCGCTGTCCGGCGGCATGATCAAGCGTGCCGCCCTGGCCCGTGCCCTGGCGCTGGATCCGGACATCCTGTTTCTCGACGAACCCACCGCCGGCCTCGACCCCATCGGCGCGGCGTCCTTCGATCAGTTGATCCGCACCCTGTGCGACAGCCTGGGTCTGAGCGTATTTCTGGTCACCCATGACCTGGACACCCTCTACAGCATCTGCGACCGGGTGGCGGTGCTGGCGCAGAAGAAGGTGCTGATCGCAGACCGCCTGGAAGCGGTGGCAGCCAGCGACGACGCCTGGATTCAGGATTACTTTCACGGCCCGCGTGGACGCGCAGCCGCACAGGCCGCCAACGCGGCCAGGAGCGATTGAATGGAACCCAGAGCCCATCACGTGCTGATCGGCCTGTTCACCGTGATCACGGTGGGCGCCGCCCTGCTGTTCGCCCTGTGGCTGGGCAAGGTCGGAGCCGACAAGGCCTTCAGCGATTACGAGGTGGTCTTCCACGAAGACGTGACGGGCCTGTCCAAGGGCAGCGCGGTGCAGTACAACGGCATCCGCATCGGTGACGTCATCGCCCTCGGCCTGGATCCCAGGGATCCGAGCATCGTCCGGGCGCGCATCCGCGTCGGCGGCGACACCCCGATCAAGAGCGATACCCACGCCCGCCTGGCAATCACCAGCATCACCGGCCTGGCGGTGATCCAGCTCTACGGCGGCACCACCGGCAGCACCCTGCTCAAGGGCGAAGACGGCCACCTCGGCGTGATCATCGCCGACCCTTCGCCGCTGTCACGGCTGATGTCCAATGGCGAGGATCTGGTGCTGGGCATCACCCGCCTGCTGGATCAGGCCAACCGCCTGCTCTCGGACGACAACACCGCGCACGTCAGCCGCACCCTGGCCAATCTGGAACAGGCCACCGCCGGCCTGGCCGGGCAGCGCCAGGAACTGAGCAGCGCACTGCAGCAGGTGGCCAGCGCCACCCGGGAAGCCGGCGAACTGCTGCGCACAGCCAACCATCTGCTCGCCGGCCAGGGCAGCCAGACCCTGGAGAACACGGAACGCCTGACCGCCTCGCTGGAGCGCAGCAGCCGCACTCTGGAGAAGCTGCTCGACAGCAACCGCCAGGCGCTGGACAGTGGCATGCAGGGCCTCGGCCAGCTCGGCCCGGCCATCGGCGAGCTGCGCGACACACTTGGCGCGCTGCGCAGCTTCTCGCAGCGCCTGGAACAGGATCCAGCCGGCTACCTGCTGCGCAACGACAGCATCAAGGAGTTCCAACCATGAAGCGTCTTTACCTCCTGCTGCTGGCCAGCCTGCTCGGTGCCTGCTCACTGCTGCCGCAGAGCGAACCGCTGGACACCTACCTGCTGCCCGCCACGCCGCTGCCAAGCCAGACGCCCGCCGTCGACTGGTCGCTACGCATCAATACCCCGAGCAGCGGCCAGCTACTCGACGGCACACGCATCGTGGTACTGCCCGAGCCCGGCCAGATCAACACCTACCAGGGCGCGCGCTGGAGCGAACGCACGCCGCAACTGCTGCGTCAGCGCCTGCTCGACGCCTTCAACGACGACGCCCGAATCGCCGCCCTGAGCACCGAGGATCAGCACCTGAAAGCGGATCTCGAACTGGTCAGCGATCTGCGCCGCTTTCATAGTCAGTACCGCGACGGCCGCCCCGAGGCGCTGATCCAGCTCGATGTGCGCCTGGTGGACGTGCGCGATCAGCGCATCCTCGCCAGCCGCCGCTTCAGCGTCAGCCAGCCGGCGAGCGATACCTCGGTGGCTGCGGTAGTGGTCGCCTTCGGCCAGGCCGGCGACCGCCTGGCGCAGGAACTGGTGAACTGGACAGTGAGCGAAGGGCAGCGCGTTACTCCGTAGGGTGCGCCGTGCGTACCGAGCACATCAATCCTTGGTGCGCGCAGCGCACCCTACACGGGCAGGCGGCGCGGCGACGAGTATGGCGTTTGCCGCACGGCAAAGCGCACGCGCTGTGACTAACCGCCCTGCAACCAGGCGCGAACCTCGGCGTAGGGGTAATCCTCCAGCGCGGCAAAGCCGGCCAACTGGCGCGCCTTGAGCTTGGTCAGCAGCGGCGTGGTCACCCCACAGAGAAAGCGCGTCAGGCACTCGTGGCTGGGCATCTGCCCGGTGTGCTGTTGGTGCTTCTCGACGAAGGCGGCGCACAGCGCCTGGGGATCGCGCGCGCTCAACGGCGGCAGCTCAGGGGCTGGCGGCAGCGTGGCAACCTGGCCCTGGCATACCGAACAATGGCCACAACGCTCAGGCGCCTGTTCATCGCCAAAGTACAGCGCCAGGCGCCGACTCAGGCATTCACGGCTCTCGAACAAGGCGAGCATGGCCTGGATGCGGGCGATTTCACTGGCCTCGTGGGCGCGAAAGTGCGCGTGCAGGTCACTGGCCAGGGTGTCCAGCGCGAACTCGGCATCGAGCACGGCATAGACCTCGGTCATCTGCTTGCTTTCCACCTCGACCCAGCCCTTTTCCTGAAAGTAATCCAGCGCCTTGACCACCCGCGCCCGCTCGGCGCCGTGGTCGCGATAGAGCGCATCGAAGTCCAGGGTGCTCCAGGTGCGGGCACGGCGCGAGCTGATCAGAATGGCTTCGACGAACTGCCGTCGCTCACCCTCGAACTTCGCCAACAGCACGTCGTCCTCCAGCAGCAGCTTGAAGCGGTACTCGGCGAAATAGGCATAGCGCGGCGCGATGATGCCGCGCAGTTCCAGTTGCACCAGCAGGGTCTTGAGCGGCAACGCGCGGATATTGCTCGCCTCCGATAGCTGATTGAGCATCAGCTCCCACTGCCCGCCTGCGCCCGCCGCACGCAGCTCCTCCAGCACCACGCGAATCCCGCCCAGCTCCGGGGTATCGCCGTAGACGAAGTTCTCCAGCACGCTGAGGCCGTCGCGGCTGGCCAGCACCAAGCAATCGGAAGCCTGGCCGTCACGCCCGGCACGGCCGATTTCCTGGCTGTAGTTCTCCACCGACTTGGGCAGGTCGAAGTGCACCACATTGCGAATGTCGCGCTTGTCGATGCCCATGCCGAAGGCGATGGTGGCGACGATGCACTCCAGCTCACTGGCCATGAACCGGCGCTGGATCGACTCGCGCGCCTCATGGGCCATGCCGGCGTGATAGGCGCTGACGGCCAGGCCCTGCCCTTGCAGGCGCTCGGCCACCTGCTCGGCGGTCTTCTGCTGGGTGACGTAGACGATGCTCGCCTGGCCGCGACGCGGCGCCAGCCACTGCTGCAAACGCTGCAGCTTGGCGCCACCGGGCACGGGCTCGACCAGCAGGTTGAGGTTGGCGCGATAGAAGCCGGTGGTGACCACGTCCGCCTCGGCGATGGCGAACTTCTCGCGCATGTCGGCGATCACCTTGGGCGTGGCCGTGGCAGTCAGCAGCAGCACCTGGGCGATGCCGAACTGGCGCTGGTAGTCGGGCAGCTTGAGGTAGTCGGGGC
The genomic region above belongs to Pseudomonas sp. GOM7 and contains:
- a CDS encoding MlaD family protein — encoded protein: MEPRAHHVLIGLFTVITVGAALLFALWLGKVGADKAFSDYEVVFHEDVTGLSKGSAVQYNGIRIGDVIALGLDPRDPSIVRARIRVGGDTPIKSDTHARLAITSITGLAVIQLYGGTTGSTLLKGEDGHLGVIIADPSPLSRLMSNGEDLVLGITRLLDQANRLLSDDNTAHVSRTLANLEQATAGLAGQRQELSSALQQVASATREAGELLRTANHLLAGQGSQTLENTERLTASLERSSRTLEKLLDSNRQALDSGMQGLGQLGPAIGELRDTLGALRSFSQRLEQDPAGYLLRNDSIKEFQP
- a CDS encoding NTP/NDP exchange transporter; amino-acid sequence: MQVLGRRLARAINAEEGELGAVLAAFALFFCLFAGYFMLRPIREAMGIAGGVNNLQWLFSATFVVMLLAVPLLAWLNSNVPRLHFIDWVYGFFCLNLLAFVLLFRLDHESVWLARVFYVWISVYNLFVVSVAWSLMADVFDGAQARRLFAFIAAGASVGGLCGPLLSSVLVGSLGESGLMLLAAVLLGLAVALKRYLMRWREQAGAGRPGAPSSENPCRPVPGNPFSGFTRMLGSRYLLGIAAFILLLTSVSTFLYFEQARLVAELFPQRAVQVRIFGIIDFIVQAGALVTQVLITGRVAQRLGVRVLLSAVPALVCLGFIGLALAPTFAMLAGLMIVRRIGEYAFVRPGREMLFAPLDAESKYKAKNFIDTVVYRGGDALSGWAKAGLDMLGHGAWLVAMVGALCAALWGALGWYLGGRADRQTRV
- a CDS encoding aldo/keto reductase — protein: MASRRQILQGGASLAVLAALTPWSLSASFAAGTLLSRPIPSSGEALPVIGLGTSRTHDVALDDKALKPLREVLRTLANSGASLVDTAPSYGRAEAVCGALAAENGLRRKLFLASKVSSTGREAGRRQIEASFAALRSDTIDLMQVHNLQDTRTQLELLRQLKEQGRVRYIGVTHYLDSAHERLLEVLREEPVDFVQFNYSIGERNAERELLPYCADKGIAVLINRPFQRAALFERVRGKTLPDWVTVELGATSWAQLMLKFILANPAVTAVIPATSNPRYMADNLQAGQGRLPDAAQRKRIVELFA
- a CDS encoding ABC-type transport auxiliary lipoprotein family protein, with the translated sequence MKRLYLLLLASLLGACSLLPQSEPLDTYLLPATPLPSQTPAVDWSLRINTPSSGQLLDGTRIVVLPEPGQINTYQGARWSERTPQLLRQRLLDAFNDDARIAALSTEDQHLKADLELVSDLRRFHSQYRDGRPEALIQLDVRLVDVRDQRILASRRFSVSQPASDTSVAAVVVAFGQAGDRLAQELVNWTVSEGQRVTP
- a CDS encoding 3-hydroxyacyl-CoA dehydrogenase produces the protein MNNIVSPLRCAAVIGAGTMGRGIVISLANAGLRVLWLDNNPQMVEAGLEMAEQTWAHNVAKGRIDSAEAAARRARVEAVDGYAALAEADLVIEAVYENLELKQSIFRELDAVMKPGAILASNTSALDIDAIAAVTSRPEFVLGLHFFSPAHIMKLLEIVRGARTAPAVLEAAQELGARMGKVAVVAGNCHGFIGNRMLHTYVREARMLLLEGAWPHQVDAALQGFGFAMGPFRMYDVVGIDLEWRARELAGQGQDDPAVQVDNRLCELGRFGQKSGKGYYLYAPGSRQAEHDPEVDALVQAEAERLGFARRDIDNEEILERCLLALVNEGAKILEEKIAANSHDIDLVYLNGYGFPAERGGPMAWADGEGVAAIRQRLLHLAERFGAHWQPAALIERLASDNKRFSDVQEGQV
- a CDS encoding LysR family transcriptional regulator; amino-acid sequence: MNFANFDLNLLRVLDALLREQNVSRAAERLALSQPAVSNALNRLRELLGDPLLVRVGRRMQPTPRALALEAPIRSALRQLEQSLSAGEAFEPGESRQRFRIAVTDYVELVCMPRLLDRLSRRAPNIGIDIHHLGPGLPQEALDKGELDLVLGRFDEIPARFARRPWMSETLRLAARNDHPLLQGQPDLATFLRLRHLWVHGGQTRGMVDQWLGEQGLARQILYTTPNYLQAAHIVAGSELTAVLPTALARHFATLLPLRLYDLPFFLKPFHLEVISLAQRQRDAALHWLIEEIVALAAPGAS
- a CDS encoding ABC transporter ATP-binding protein — protein: MSRESIIEVRDLGNRFGSQVVHQHLDLDLYRGEILGVVGGSGTGKSVLLRSIVGLRQPSSGSVRVFGQQLSTLPTTQRSQLERRFGVLFQRGALFSSLTVTENIALPLIEHAGLSRASAERLAQVKIALAGLPQSAGDKYPSALSGGMIKRAALARALALDPDILFLDEPTAGLDPIGAASFDQLIRTLCDSLGLSVFLVTHDLDTLYSICDRVAVLAQKKVLIADRLEAVAASDDAWIQDYFHGPRGRAAAQAANAARSD
- a CDS encoding ABC transporter permease, whose protein sequence is MTTPYLTSHQTSGLRLGGDWTLAHYGLLEPQVLALRERLRGEEAVDLSALAALDTAGAGLLVELFGSQRLRQLSLQAELSEQRRALLLAVADAMAGEEPPVEHAKPSAMREVLGHIGVEMQEMWEQTTALLGFIGLTLSSLLASLLRPRSWRVTALLANLEQCGLNAVPIVALLTFMVGAVVAFLGATILADFGASIYTVNLVAFSFLREFGVLLTAILLAGRTASAFTAQIGSMKANEEIDAIRTLGLDPIELLVLPRLLAMLIALPMLTFVAMLSGLLGGGMVCAVALDIPPVMYLSILQENVELQHFLVGILKAPIFAFLIALIGCLEGFKVSGSAQSVGEHTTSAVVQSIFVVILLDALAALFLMEMGW
- a CDS encoding RecQ family ATP-dependent DNA helicase; amino-acid sequence: MSTLKRVFGFDSLRPGQEAVISAVLAGRSAAAIFPTGSGKSLCYQLPALHLPHLTLVISPLLALMQDQLAFLHAHGIAAASIDSAQSREQSAEVMARARSGELKILMISVERLKNERFRNFIAQVPISLLVVDEAHCISEWGHNFRPDYLKLPDYQRQFGIAQVLLLTATATPKVIADMREKFAIAEADVVTTGFYRANLNLLVEPVPGGAKLQRLQQWLAPRRGQASIVYVTQQKTAEQVAERLQGQGLAVSAYHAGMAHEARESIQRRFMASELECIVATIAFGMGIDKRDIRNVVHFDLPKSVENYSQEIGRAGRDGQASDCLVLASRDGLSVLENFVYGDTPELGGIRVVLEELRAAGAGGQWELMLNQLSEASNIRALPLKTLLVQLELRGIIAPRYAYFAEYRFKLLLEDDVLLAKFEGERRQFVEAILISSRRARTWSTLDFDALYRDHGAERARVVKALDYFQEKGWVEVESKQMTEVYAVLDAEFALDTLASDLHAHFRAHEASEIARIQAMLALFESRECLSRRLALYFGDEQAPERCGHCSVCQGQVATLPPAPELPPLSARDPQALCAAFVEKHQQHTGQMPSHECLTRFLCGVTTPLLTKLKARQLAGFAALEDYPYAEVRAWLQGG